A single genomic interval of Candidatus Methylomirabilota bacterium harbors:
- a CDS encoding sulfite exporter TauE/SafE family protein has protein sequence MPDFPGWLALGVAAIIASSIGGVAGFGTGAMMIPVIAWTLGPKATVPVLTVGMFLGNGARVWFSRAEVNVRVAGAYLVGAVPCGVLGAIVYSTIEGAWLSRLLGGFLLIAVPGRRWLKARGLRVTLPYFPLIGGVFGFLSSLVGAVGPVLSPFFLGAGLLRGAYVSTDALCTVGSYLTRAVVFHRYHLMTESTVTVGLYIGIIMIAGAWIGRKLLDRLSDTAFLRLIETLLVVCGLQMLLWPAR, from the coding sequence GTGCCCGACTTCCCCGGCTGGCTCGCGCTCGGCGTGGCCGCCATCATCGCCTCCTCGATCGGGGGCGTCGCCGGATTCGGCACCGGCGCCATGATGATCCCCGTGATCGCCTGGACCCTCGGCCCCAAGGCCACCGTGCCGGTGCTCACCGTGGGGATGTTCCTCGGCAACGGGGCCCGCGTGTGGTTCAGCCGCGCAGAGGTGAACGTGCGCGTGGCGGGCGCCTATCTCGTGGGCGCGGTGCCGTGCGGGGTGCTGGGCGCCATCGTCTATTCGACCATCGAGGGCGCGTGGCTGAGCCGGCTGCTCGGGGGCTTCCTCCTGATCGCGGTGCCCGGCCGGCGCTGGCTCAAAGCCCGCGGCCTGCGCGTCACCCTGCCCTACTTCCCGCTCATCGGTGGCGTGTTCGGCTTCCTTTCGTCGCTGGTCGGCGCGGTGGGGCCGGTGCTGAGCCCCTTCTTCTTGGGCGCCGGGCTGCTACGCGGCGCGTACGTGTCCACCGACGCCCTCTGCACGGTCGGCAGCTATCTCACCCGCGCCGTGGTCTTCCACCGCTACCACCTAATGACCGAGTCCACCGTGACGGTGGGACTCTACATCGGGATCATCATGATCGCGGGGGCGTGGATCGGACGGAAGCTGCTCGACCGCCTCAGCGACACGGCCTTTCTCCGGCTGATCGAGACCCTCCTCGTCGTGTGCGGGCTGCAGATGCTCCTCTGGCCCGCGCGTTGA
- a CDS encoding MFS transporter, whose translation MPVALAAFGALVVSLDASVNIAFPAMSAAFGVGPVAIRWVIVCYVLTYALTAFAAGVVADRLGPAPVFAAGLWISAAAFVGFLAVGSFGGLLTARVVQGIGGGLVYGTAPALVTLALPRERHGHGLGRLALGLGTGLAVGPLIGGALVETLGWRSVFLYRAPLAGVLAAIASVTLPRGRRAGAWRLPPRTEWLRWAVLSGLGLAALSSGAQFAVWLLAPFYLVGVLGLDAVHGGLFFMLTPLATATMSPLAGRLTDRMGPRVPMALGLVMEAAGLLLMSRFTASTPYAAVALGLALVGAGVGLFQVPNLARVMTSFPAARQGAAGGLAFMSRTLGVVAGVQTTGAVFGALERTRGWQAGFAAAFTLAGMVCVAAAAIASLPSGRGRYDGGAGADPGGRAAAATRADMEDR comes from the coding sequence GTGCCCGTCGCTCTCGCCGCGTTCGGCGCGCTGGTCGTCTCACTCGACGCCTCGGTGAACATCGCCTTCCCCGCGATGTCGGCCGCCTTCGGGGTCGGCCCCGTGGCCATCCGGTGGGTGATCGTGTGCTACGTCCTCACCTATGCCCTCACGGCGTTCGCGGCGGGCGTCGTCGCGGATCGCCTCGGCCCCGCGCCCGTGTTCGCCGCCGGCCTCTGGATCTCCGCCGCGGCCTTCGTGGGCTTCCTGGCGGTGGGGTCGTTCGGCGGGCTCCTCACCGCGCGGGTGGTCCAGGGCATCGGCGGCGGTCTGGTATACGGCACCGCCCCGGCCCTGGTGACGCTGGCCCTCCCGCGCGAGCGGCACGGCCACGGTCTCGGCCGCCTCGCCCTGGGACTGGGGACGGGGCTCGCGGTGGGGCCGCTCATCGGCGGCGCGCTGGTGGAAACGCTCGGCTGGCGCTCCGTCTTCCTCTATCGCGCCCCCCTTGCCGGCGTGCTCGCCGCCATCGCCTCGGTGACGCTGCCCCGCGGCCGGCGCGCCGGCGCCTGGCGGCTTCCGCCACGCACGGAGTGGCTCCGCTGGGCCGTGCTGAGCGGCCTCGGGCTCGCGGCGCTGTCGAGCGGCGCGCAGTTCGCCGTGTGGCTACTCGCGCCCTTCTACCTGGTGGGCGTGCTCGGCCTCGACGCCGTGCACGGCGGGCTGTTCTTCATGCTCACCCCGCTCGCCACCGCCACGATGTCGCCACTCGCGGGGCGGCTCACCGATCGCATGGGCCCCCGCGTGCCGATGGCGCTGGGCCTCGTGATGGAGGCCGCGGGGCTGCTCCTGATGAGCCGCTTCACCGCGAGCACGCCCTACGCGGCGGTGGCGCTGGGGCTCGCGCTCGTGGGCGCCGGTGTCGGCCTCTTCCAGGTTCCCAATCTCGCCCGGGTGATGACGTCGTTTCCCGCTGCCCGTCAGGGCGCGGCGGGCGGACTGGCGTTCATGAGCCGAACCCTCGGCGTGGTGGCGGGGGTGCAGACGACCGGCGCGGTCTTCGGCGCGCTCGAGCGCACGCGCGGCTGGCAGGCCGGCTTCGCCGCCGCGTTCACCCTCGCCGGGATGGTGTGCGTGGCCGCCGCCGCCATCGCCTCGCTGCCGTCTGGACGGGGGAGGTATGATGGCGGCGCCGGGGCGGACCCCGGCGGTCGCGCCGCCGCGGCCACACGTGCCGACATGGAGGACCGCTGA
- a CDS encoding tetratricopeptide repeat protein: MTPLAALALALVFAAPVVAVAPVVAVANEVAPRPSAPVTTPAEEEYNKGIRAKRSKEWSVATASFRKAVELKPDYAEAWNELGYALRNTGNYPESIKAYDEALRLKPRFPEALEYLGEAYVKMGRLDDARQVLERLKPLDRGRAKELSDEIAKAK; the protein is encoded by the coding sequence ATGACGCCGCTCGCCGCCCTCGCGCTCGCCCTCGTTTTCGCCGCGCCCGTCGTGGCGGTCGCCCCCGTGGTCGCGGTCGCCAATGAAGTGGCGCCGCGGCCCTCCGCGCCGGTCACGACCCCCGCGGAGGAGGAGTACAACAAGGGCATCCGCGCCAAGCGGAGCAAGGAGTGGTCGGTGGCCACCGCCTCGTTCCGCAAGGCGGTCGAGCTCAAGCCGGACTATGCCGAGGCGTGGAACGAGCTGGGCTACGCTCTCCGCAACACCGGGAACTACCCCGAGTCGATCAAGGCCTACGACGAGGCGCTGCGTCTGAAGCCCCGCTTCCCCGAGGCGCTCGAGTATCTCGGCGAAGCCTACGTGAAGATGGGCCGGCTGGACGACGCCCGGCAGGTGCTCGAGCGGCTCAAGCCGCTGGATCGCGGGCGGGCCAAGGAGCTCTCCGACGAGATCGCCAAGGCGAAGTGA
- the glgP gene encoding alpha-glucan family phosphorylase — protein sequence MPLVAYFSMEYGLHEEFPSYAGGLGVLAGDFMKSAGDLGMPVVGIGLRWAEGYTAQRIGPDGYPIDEWREHRPDFLTDTGTRLRVRVAAREVECRVWRVGRYQIAPLFLLEPTDPRDLWITRRLYDTRPDCRIAQEMLLGIGGVRALQAMHQPVDLYHFNEGHAAFAGLELIADRMEAGMDFEEARRAVRASIVFTTHTPVPAGNETHALADLRRLGADCDLLPAELRAIGGDPFNMTVAGLRLARRANAVAQLHGETARAMWAGVEGAAPIIAITNGVHAGTWQDPRIPAALASDGALRATRRELKEELLAEVERRTAVRLDADVLTIGFARRAATYKRPDLLLRDPARLAPLLKDHRVQLLFSGKAHPADQEGKAVIALLVETIRQWPESIVFLENYDMGLGRLLTRGCDVWLNNPRRPLEASGTSGMKAAMNGGLNLSVLDGWWPEGCVPGVNGWAIGEGSEGPDQDRRDLRALYDTLEGDVLPAWADPARWTRMARAAVTMGVEQFSSDRMVREYFARLYTP from the coding sequence ATGCCTCTGGTCGCGTACTTCTCCATGGAGTACGGCCTGCACGAGGAGTTCCCTTCGTATGCGGGCGGCCTCGGCGTGCTCGCGGGCGACTTCATGAAGTCCGCAGGCGATCTCGGGATGCCGGTGGTCGGGATCGGGCTCCGCTGGGCGGAGGGCTACACCGCGCAGCGTATCGGTCCTGACGGCTACCCGATCGACGAGTGGCGCGAGCACCGGCCCGACTTCCTCACCGACACCGGCACCCGGCTGCGGGTGCGCGTGGCCGCGCGCGAGGTGGAGTGCCGCGTCTGGCGCGTGGGGCGGTACCAGATCGCGCCGCTGTTCCTCCTCGAGCCCACCGACCCACGCGATCTCTGGATCACGCGCCGCCTCTATGACACCCGCCCGGACTGTCGCATCGCTCAGGAAATGCTGCTGGGCATCGGCGGGGTGCGCGCGCTCCAGGCCATGCATCAGCCGGTGGACCTCTATCACTTCAACGAGGGGCACGCCGCCTTCGCCGGGCTCGAGCTGATCGCCGACCGCATGGAGGCGGGGATGGACTTCGAGGAGGCGCGGCGCGCCGTCCGCGCGTCGATCGTCTTCACCACCCACACCCCGGTGCCCGCCGGCAACGAGACGCATGCCCTCGCCGATCTGCGTCGGCTCGGCGCGGACTGCGATCTGCTCCCCGCCGAGCTCCGGGCCATCGGCGGCGATCCCTTCAACATGACGGTGGCGGGCCTGCGGCTGGCCCGGCGCGCCAACGCGGTCGCCCAGCTCCACGGCGAGACCGCGCGGGCGATGTGGGCGGGGGTCGAGGGCGCCGCGCCCATCATCGCGATCACCAACGGCGTGCACGCGGGCACGTGGCAGGATCCACGCATTCCCGCCGCACTCGCCAGCGACGGGGCGCTGCGCGCCACCCGCCGCGAGCTGAAGGAAGAGCTGCTCGCCGAGGTGGAGCGCCGTACTGCGGTGCGCCTGGATGCCGACGTGCTCACGATCGGCTTCGCCCGCCGCGCCGCCACCTACAAGCGCCCCGATCTGCTCCTCCGCGATCCCGCGCGGCTGGCCCCGCTGCTGAAGGATCATCGGGTGCAGCTCCTGTTCTCGGGCAAGGCTCATCCCGCCGACCAGGAAGGCAAGGCGGTGATCGCGCTCCTTGTGGAGACGATTCGCCAGTGGCCGGAGTCCATCGTGTTCCTGGAGAACTACGACATGGGGCTGGGCCGGTTGCTCACCCGGGGCTGCGACGTTTGGCTCAACAACCCGCGGCGGCCGCTGGAGGCCTCGGGTACGTCGGGCATGAAGGCGGCGATGAACGGCGGCCTCAATCTCTCCGTGCTCGACGGGTGGTGGCCGGAGGGCTGCGTGCCCGGCGTGAACGGCTGGGCCATCGGAGAGGGGTCCGAGGGCCCCGACCAGGATCGGCGCGATCTCCGGGCCCTCTACGACACGCTGGAGGGCGACGTGCTGCCCGCGTGGGCGGATCCCGCGCGCTGGACGCGCATGGCCCGGGCCGCCGTCACGATGGGTGTGGAGCAGTTCTCCTCGGACCGGATGGTGCGCGAGTACTTCGCGCGGCTCTACACGCCCTGA
- a CDS encoding NAD(P)/FAD-dependent oxidoreductase, whose protein sequence is MKGMPDPATPHIVIVGGGFAGLSAARRLAHHKVRVTLLDRRNHHLFQPLLYQVASAALSPADIAVPLRSILRDAPRVRVLLAEVESVDPVARRVTLDTGTLAYDALILAAGAGHSYFGHDDWEVLAPGLKTLEDALEIRRRLLLAFEAAERAEDGDERAALLTFVVVGGGPTGVELAGAFAEIARHTIARDFRVIDPTQARVILLEGGPRLLATFPPDLADAAARSLRRLGVEIRTEAKVTRITSDAVWIGGEQIRSRAVVWAAGVAGAAIGRSLGVPTDRAGRVPVQPDLSVAGHPEVFVAGDLAAVPLADGGTLPGLAPVAMQAGRAAADNAWRRLRGEPTMPFRYRDHGTMATIGRAAAVAAIGRLHLSGLPAWLAWLGVHIVYLIGFRNRFLVLAEWAWAYVTWQRGARLITRPWRPRD, encoded by the coding sequence CATCATCTCTTCCAGCCCCTCCTCTACCAGGTCGCGAGCGCGGCGCTCTCGCCGGCCGACATCGCGGTGCCGCTGCGCTCGATCCTGCGCGACGCCCCGCGGGTGCGCGTGCTCCTCGCCGAGGTCGAGTCGGTGGACCCGGTCGCGCGGCGCGTGACGCTCGACACGGGCACGCTCGCCTACGACGCGCTCATCCTCGCCGCCGGCGCTGGTCATTCGTACTTCGGCCACGACGACTGGGAGGTGCTGGCCCCTGGGCTCAAGACGCTGGAAGACGCGCTGGAGATCCGCCGGCGCCTCCTGCTCGCGTTCGAGGCAGCCGAGCGCGCGGAGGACGGAGACGAGCGCGCCGCGCTGCTGACCTTCGTGGTGGTGGGCGGCGGGCCCACGGGGGTGGAGCTGGCGGGAGCCTTCGCGGAGATCGCGCGGCACACCATCGCCCGCGACTTCCGCGTGATCGATCCCACCCAGGCGCGCGTGATCCTCCTCGAGGGTGGACCACGGCTGCTCGCGACCTTCCCCCCGGATCTCGCCGACGCCGCCGCGCGCAGCCTGCGCCGGCTCGGCGTCGAGATCCGCACCGAGGCCAAGGTCACGCGCATCACGTCCGATGCGGTGTGGATCGGTGGCGAGCAGATCCGCTCGCGCGCGGTGGTGTGGGCGGCGGGGGTGGCCGGCGCAGCCATCGGGCGCTCGCTGGGCGTGCCGACCGATCGGGCGGGCCGGGTTCCCGTGCAGCCGGATCTGTCGGTGGCCGGGCATCCCGAGGTGTTCGTCGCGGGTGACCTCGCCGCGGTCCCGCTTGCGGACGGCGGGACGCTGCCCGGGCTGGCACCGGTGGCGATGCAGGCGGGGCGCGCCGCCGCCGACAACGCCTGGCGTCGGCTGCGCGGGGAGCCGACGATGCCGTTCCGCTATCGCGACCACGGCACCATGGCCACCATCGGGCGCGCCGCCGCGGTGGCCGCCATCGGCCGCCTCCACCTCTCCGGCCTGCCCGCGTGGCTCGCCTGGCTGGGTGTCCACATCGTCTATCTCATCGGGTTCCGCAACCGATTCCTCGTGCTCGCGGAGTGGGCATGGGCCTACGTGACGTGGCAGCGGGGCGCCCGCCTCATCACCAGGCCCTGGCGGCCCCGCGATTAG